One Chaetodon trifascialis isolate fChaTrf1 chromosome 13, fChaTrf1.hap1, whole genome shotgun sequence DNA segment encodes these proteins:
- the ikzf1 gene encoding DNA-binding protein Ikaros isoform X4, with amino-acid sequence MAASNGLLGVSFYWHDTKQVPRARWLDSPPQTRPVDKSKQNAPVELTDIVMLGWNEEVQWRGEGLRAQLHGAAAALRPSAHGAGESWKNFILQTQGIAEYLHRMETEEAQEMVQMPGRDSPPANEASEEAEEPMAVPEDLSASSTQQQNRGDKGERPFQCSQCGASFTQKGNLLRHIKLHSGEKPFKCHLCSYACRRRDALTGHLRTHSVGKPHKCAYCGRSYKQRSSLEEHKERCHNYLQCMGLQNSIYTGDKRLSDLSYEGGAGELIQPHVIDQAINTAINYLGADSLRPLVQTSPASSSDVGLSSMFPLHKQAPEGHVGSALSAKDSAAENLLLLSNSKSASSEKDGSPSHSGQDSTDTESNNEDRPGGTAPGLIYLTNHITSGVRNGVLPLVKEEQQRQYEAIRASMEMASEGFKVVTADGEQVRAYRCEHCRVLFLDHVMYTIHMGCHGFRDPFECNLCGHRSQDRYEFSSHITRGEHRY; translated from the exons ATGGCTGCCAGTAATGGTCTACTGGGTGTCAGCTTTTATTGGCACGACACAAAGCAAGTGCCAAGGGCTCGGTGGCTCGACTCCCCGCCGCAGACTCGGCCTGTGGATAAAAGCAAGCAAAATGCCCCAGTCGAGCTCACAGACATAGTCATGTTGGGCTGGAACGAGGaagtgcagtggagaggggaGGGACTCAGGGCGCAGCTCCATGGGGCCGCCGCGGCGCTGCGACCTTCTGCACATGGAGCCGGGGAGAGTTGGAAGAACTTCATACTGCAAACTCAAGGAATAGCAG AGTACTTGCACCGCATGGAGACAGAAGAGGCCCAGGAAATGGTCCAGATGCCAG GCAGGGACAGCCCCCCTGCCAACGAAGCTTCcgaagaggcagaggagcccATGGCTGTCCCTGAGGACCTGTCAGCAAGCTCCACCCAACAGCAGAACAGAGGGGACAAAG GAGAACGTCCCTTCCAGTGCAGCCAGTGCGGAGCCTCGTTCACCCAGAAGGGTAACCTACTGCGTCACATCAAGCTCCATTCAGGGGAGAAACCCTTCAAGTGTCACCTGTGCAGCTACGCCTGTCGCAGGAGGGACGCCCTCACCGGCCATCTACGCACCCACTCGG TTGGCAAACCCCACAAGTGTGCTTACTGCGGCCGGAGTTACAAGCAGCGCAGCTCTCTCGAGGAACACAAGGAGAGATGTCACAACTACCTCCAGTGCATGGGGCTGCAGAACAGCATCTACACAG GTGACAAACGTCTTTCAGACCTCTCCTATGAGGGAGGAGCAGGTGAGCTGATTCAGCCACACGTCATTGACCAGGCCATCAACACTGCCATCAACTACCTGGGGGCAGATTCACTCCGGCCTCTGGTCCAGACTTCCCCAGCCTCCTCTTCCGACGTGGGCCTCAGCTCCATGTTCCCCCTCCACAAGCAGGCACCTGAGGGCCACGTGGGGTCGGCCCTGTCAGCCAAAGACAGCGCAGCTgagaacctgctgctgctctccaacTCCAAGTCTGCCTCCAGCGAGAAGGACGGCTCGCCCAGCCACAGCGGCCAGGACTCCACAGACACCGAGAGCAACAATGAGGATCGCCCAGGCGGGACGGCCCCCGGCCTCATCTACCTGACCAACCACATCACCTCGGGGGTGAGGAACGGCGTGCTCCCTCTGGtgaaggaggagcagcagaggcagtACGAGGCCATCCGGGCCAGCATGGAGATGGCCTCAGAGGGCTTCAAGGTGGTGACGGCAGACGGGGAGCAGGTGAGGGCGTACCGGTGCGAACACTGTCGCGTTCTCTTCCTGGACCACGTCATGTACACCATTCACATGGGCTGCCATGGCTTCAGAGACCCCTTCGAGTGCAACCTCTGTGGCCACCGGAGCCAAGACCGATACGAGTTCTCCTCTCACATAACGCGAGGCGAGCACCGCTACTGA
- the ikzf1 gene encoding DNA-binding protein Ikaros isoform X3, translated as METEEAQEMVQMPGRDSPPANEASEEAEEPMAVPEDLSASSTQQQNRGDKGERPFQCSQCGASFTQKGNLLRHIKLHSGEKPFKCHLCSYACRRRDALTGHLRTHSVGKPHKCAYCGRSYKQRSSLEEHKERCHNYLQCMGLQNSIYTVIKEESNQNEQREDLSQTGSDRALVLDRLANNVAKRKSTMPQKFVGDKRLSDLSYEGGAGELIQPHVIDQAINTAINYLGADSLRPLVQTSPASSSDVGLSSMFPLHKQAPEGHVGSALSAKDSAAENLLLLSNSKSASSEKDGSPSHSGQDSTDTESNNEDRPGGTAPGLIYLTNHITSGVRNGVLPLVKEEQQRQYEAIRASMEMASEGFKVVTADGEQVRAYRCEHCRVLFLDHVMYTIHMGCHGFRDPFECNLCGHRSQDRYEFSSHITRGEHRY; from the exons ATGGAGACAGAAGAGGCCCAGGAAATGGTCCAGATGCCAG GCAGGGACAGCCCCCCTGCCAACGAAGCTTCcgaagaggcagaggagcccATGGCTGTCCCTGAGGACCTGTCAGCAAGCTCCACCCAACAGCAGAACAGAGGGGACAAAG GAGAACGTCCCTTCCAGTGCAGCCAGTGCGGAGCCTCGTTCACCCAGAAGGGTAACCTACTGCGTCACATCAAGCTCCATTCAGGGGAGAAACCCTTCAAGTGTCACCTGTGCAGCTACGCCTGTCGCAGGAGGGACGCCCTCACCGGCCATCTACGCACCCACTCGG TTGGCAAACCCCACAAGTGTGCTTACTGCGGCCGGAGTTACAAGCAGCGCAGCTCTCTCGAGGAACACAAGGAGAGATGTCACAACTACCTCCAGTGCATGGGGCTGCAGAACAGCATCTACACAG TAATAAAGGAAGAAAGCAACCAGAATGAGCAGAGGGAAGACTTAAGCCAGACGGGATCTGACAGAGCCTTGGTGCTAGACAGACTAGCTAATAATGTAGCTAAACGTAAGAGCACTATGCCACAGAAGTTTGTGG GTGACAAACGTCTTTCAGACCTCTCCTATGAGGGAGGAGCAGGTGAGCTGATTCAGCCACACGTCATTGACCAGGCCATCAACACTGCCATCAACTACCTGGGGGCAGATTCACTCCGGCCTCTGGTCCAGACTTCCCCAGCCTCCTCTTCCGACGTGGGCCTCAGCTCCATGTTCCCCCTCCACAAGCAGGCACCTGAGGGCCACGTGGGGTCGGCCCTGTCAGCCAAAGACAGCGCAGCTgagaacctgctgctgctctccaacTCCAAGTCTGCCTCCAGCGAGAAGGACGGCTCGCCCAGCCACAGCGGCCAGGACTCCACAGACACCGAGAGCAACAATGAGGATCGCCCAGGCGGGACGGCCCCCGGCCTCATCTACCTGACCAACCACATCACCTCGGGGGTGAGGAACGGCGTGCTCCCTCTGGtgaaggaggagcagcagaggcagtACGAGGCCATCCGGGCCAGCATGGAGATGGCCTCAGAGGGCTTCAAGGTGGTGACGGCAGACGGGGAGCAGGTGAGGGCGTACCGGTGCGAACACTGTCGCGTTCTCTTCCTGGACCACGTCATGTACACCATTCACATGGGCTGCCATGGCTTCAGAGACCCCTTCGAGTGCAACCTCTGTGGCCACCGGAGCCAAGACCGATACGAGTTCTCCTCTCACATAACGCGAGGCGAGCACCGCTACTGA
- the ikzf1 gene encoding DNA-binding protein Ikaros isoform X1: protein METEEAQEMVQMPGRDSPPANEASEEAEEPMAVPEDLSASSTQQQNRGDKACNIKVEARSDEENGLACDMNGVEEEECAEDLRVIDASGAKVNGSQPSPEAKAFSSAGGIRLPNGKLKCDICGIVCIGPNVLMVHKRSHTGERPFQCSQCGASFTQKGNLLRHIKLHSGEKPFKCHLCSYACRRRDALTGHLRTHSVGKPHKCAYCGRSYKQRSSLEEHKERCHNYLQCMGLQNSIYTVIKEESNQNEQREDLSQTGSDRALVLDRLANNVAKRKSTMPQKFVGDKRLSDLSYEGGAGELIQPHVIDQAINTAINYLGADSLRPLVQTSPASSSDVGLSSMFPLHKQAPEGHVGSALSAKDSAAENLLLLSNSKSASSEKDGSPSHSGQDSTDTESNNEDRPGGTAPGLIYLTNHITSGVRNGVLPLVKEEQQRQYEAIRASMEMASEGFKVVTADGEQVRAYRCEHCRVLFLDHVMYTIHMGCHGFRDPFECNLCGHRSQDRYEFSSHITRGEHRY, encoded by the exons ATGGAGACAGAAGAGGCCCAGGAAATGGTCCAGATGCCAG GCAGGGACAGCCCCCCTGCCAACGAAGCTTCcgaagaggcagaggagcccATGGCTGTCCCTGAGGACCTGTCAGCAAGCTCCACCCAACAGCAGAACAGAGGGGACAAAG CCTGTAACATTAAAGTTGAGGCTCGCAGTGATGAGGAGAATGGGCTGGCCTGTGACATGAATggcgtggaggaggaggagtgcgCGGAAGACTTGCGCGTGATCGATGCCTCGGGGGCCAAGGTGAACGGCTCACAGCCGAGCCCCGAAGCCAAGGCCTTCTCCTCGGCCGGCGGTATCCGGCTGCCCAACGGGAAGCTCAAGTGCGATATCTGTGGGATAGTTTGCATTGGCCCCAATGTGTTGATGGTGCACAAGCGAAGCCACACTG GAGAACGTCCCTTCCAGTGCAGCCAGTGCGGAGCCTCGTTCACCCAGAAGGGTAACCTACTGCGTCACATCAAGCTCCATTCAGGGGAGAAACCCTTCAAGTGTCACCTGTGCAGCTACGCCTGTCGCAGGAGGGACGCCCTCACCGGCCATCTACGCACCCACTCGG TTGGCAAACCCCACAAGTGTGCTTACTGCGGCCGGAGTTACAAGCAGCGCAGCTCTCTCGAGGAACACAAGGAGAGATGTCACAACTACCTCCAGTGCATGGGGCTGCAGAACAGCATCTACACAG TAATAAAGGAAGAAAGCAACCAGAATGAGCAGAGGGAAGACTTAAGCCAGACGGGATCTGACAGAGCCTTGGTGCTAGACAGACTAGCTAATAATGTAGCTAAACGTAAGAGCACTATGCCACAGAAGTTTGTGG GTGACAAACGTCTTTCAGACCTCTCCTATGAGGGAGGAGCAGGTGAGCTGATTCAGCCACACGTCATTGACCAGGCCATCAACACTGCCATCAACTACCTGGGGGCAGATTCACTCCGGCCTCTGGTCCAGACTTCCCCAGCCTCCTCTTCCGACGTGGGCCTCAGCTCCATGTTCCCCCTCCACAAGCAGGCACCTGAGGGCCACGTGGGGTCGGCCCTGTCAGCCAAAGACAGCGCAGCTgagaacctgctgctgctctccaacTCCAAGTCTGCCTCCAGCGAGAAGGACGGCTCGCCCAGCCACAGCGGCCAGGACTCCACAGACACCGAGAGCAACAATGAGGATCGCCCAGGCGGGACGGCCCCCGGCCTCATCTACCTGACCAACCACATCACCTCGGGGGTGAGGAACGGCGTGCTCCCTCTGGtgaaggaggagcagcagaggcagtACGAGGCCATCCGGGCCAGCATGGAGATGGCCTCAGAGGGCTTCAAGGTGGTGACGGCAGACGGGGAGCAGGTGAGGGCGTACCGGTGCGAACACTGTCGCGTTCTCTTCCTGGACCACGTCATGTACACCATTCACATGGGCTGCCATGGCTTCAGAGACCCCTTCGAGTGCAACCTCTGTGGCCACCGGAGCCAAGACCGATACGAGTTCTCCTCTCACATAACGCGAGGCGAGCACCGCTACTGA
- the ikzf1 gene encoding DNA-binding protein Ikaros isoform X2 produces METEEAQEMVQMPGRDSPPANEASEEAEEPMAVPEDLSASSTQQQNRGDKACNIKVEARSDEENGLACDMNGVEEEECAEDLRVIDASGAKVNGSQPSPEAKAFSSAGGIRLPNGKLKCDICGIVCIGPNVLMVHKRSHTGERPFQCSQCGASFTQKGNLLRHIKLHSGEKPFKCHLCSYACRRRDALTGHLRTHSVGKPHKCAYCGRSYKQRSSLEEHKERCHNYLQCMGLQNSIYTGDKRLSDLSYEGGAGELIQPHVIDQAINTAINYLGADSLRPLVQTSPASSSDVGLSSMFPLHKQAPEGHVGSALSAKDSAAENLLLLSNSKSASSEKDGSPSHSGQDSTDTESNNEDRPGGTAPGLIYLTNHITSGVRNGVLPLVKEEQQRQYEAIRASMEMASEGFKVVTADGEQVRAYRCEHCRVLFLDHVMYTIHMGCHGFRDPFECNLCGHRSQDRYEFSSHITRGEHRY; encoded by the exons ATGGAGACAGAAGAGGCCCAGGAAATGGTCCAGATGCCAG GCAGGGACAGCCCCCCTGCCAACGAAGCTTCcgaagaggcagaggagcccATGGCTGTCCCTGAGGACCTGTCAGCAAGCTCCACCCAACAGCAGAACAGAGGGGACAAAG CCTGTAACATTAAAGTTGAGGCTCGCAGTGATGAGGAGAATGGGCTGGCCTGTGACATGAATggcgtggaggaggaggagtgcgCGGAAGACTTGCGCGTGATCGATGCCTCGGGGGCCAAGGTGAACGGCTCACAGCCGAGCCCCGAAGCCAAGGCCTTCTCCTCGGCCGGCGGTATCCGGCTGCCCAACGGGAAGCTCAAGTGCGATATCTGTGGGATAGTTTGCATTGGCCCCAATGTGTTGATGGTGCACAAGCGAAGCCACACTG GAGAACGTCCCTTCCAGTGCAGCCAGTGCGGAGCCTCGTTCACCCAGAAGGGTAACCTACTGCGTCACATCAAGCTCCATTCAGGGGAGAAACCCTTCAAGTGTCACCTGTGCAGCTACGCCTGTCGCAGGAGGGACGCCCTCACCGGCCATCTACGCACCCACTCGG TTGGCAAACCCCACAAGTGTGCTTACTGCGGCCGGAGTTACAAGCAGCGCAGCTCTCTCGAGGAACACAAGGAGAGATGTCACAACTACCTCCAGTGCATGGGGCTGCAGAACAGCATCTACACAG GTGACAAACGTCTTTCAGACCTCTCCTATGAGGGAGGAGCAGGTGAGCTGATTCAGCCACACGTCATTGACCAGGCCATCAACACTGCCATCAACTACCTGGGGGCAGATTCACTCCGGCCTCTGGTCCAGACTTCCCCAGCCTCCTCTTCCGACGTGGGCCTCAGCTCCATGTTCCCCCTCCACAAGCAGGCACCTGAGGGCCACGTGGGGTCGGCCCTGTCAGCCAAAGACAGCGCAGCTgagaacctgctgctgctctccaacTCCAAGTCTGCCTCCAGCGAGAAGGACGGCTCGCCCAGCCACAGCGGCCAGGACTCCACAGACACCGAGAGCAACAATGAGGATCGCCCAGGCGGGACGGCCCCCGGCCTCATCTACCTGACCAACCACATCACCTCGGGGGTGAGGAACGGCGTGCTCCCTCTGGtgaaggaggagcagcagaggcagtACGAGGCCATCCGGGCCAGCATGGAGATGGCCTCAGAGGGCTTCAAGGTGGTGACGGCAGACGGGGAGCAGGTGAGGGCGTACCGGTGCGAACACTGTCGCGTTCTCTTCCTGGACCACGTCATGTACACCATTCACATGGGCTGCCATGGCTTCAGAGACCCCTTCGAGTGCAACCTCTGTGGCCACCGGAGCCAAGACCGATACGAGTTCTCCTCTCACATAACGCGAGGCGAGCACCGCTACTGA
- the fignl1 gene encoding fidgetin-like protein 1, translating to MSGAHLDEWQRRSFDISSGNCTPEQTADAYRAHILSIQYAWASSQLSQAGMASLLRTYSERYAAVLDSDDPRTGLNNYAESALHLARSQRNYSDKWESSLTVESVLELPCVQKMIQVGIEGGGSLVAPGDVNISVGQESRGGSLTAPFTGVRSEAAVFKPVRPPVPKTEVDNTASNPVTNITSERPRGSEGISGNPNSFSRLPARPQSVFSHPSSVPSQGNSGPAGGTQNYQSSFFSTANPSKRKNFYNSDGGDGGRGQHGGQAGADQRAGSNFRSAREQFVVDQQKKHSHQPQRGQAAGVAPAVKKSLGANRPRGAFSKFVSPIPRQEEEEGGTSHNSNQEPQILDERLKNIEPKIIELIMSEIMDHGPPVAWDDIAGLEFAKTTIKEIVVWPMLRPDIFTGLRGPPKGILLFGPPGTGKTLIGKCIACQSGATFFSISASSLTSKWVGEGEKMVRALFAIARCHQPAVIFIDEIDSLLSQRTDGEHDSSRRIKTEFLVQLDGAATAAEDRILVVGATNRPQEIDEAARRRLAKRLYIPLPEAAARWQIVTNLMAREKNQLREQELESIVTAAEGFSGADMTQLCREAALGPIRSIQLSDIATITADQVRPILYSDFQEALKTVRPSVSSKDLELYEEWNKTFGCGR from the coding sequence ATGAGTGGCGCACACCTGGACGAATGGCAGAGGAGGTCCTTTGACATTTCATCTGGCAACTGTACACCTGAACAGACGGCCGATGCCTACCGGGCCCACATCCTCTCCATTCAGTATGCATGGGCAAGCTCCCAGCTCTCTCAGGCCGGCATGGCCAGCCTGCTCAGGACCTACTCGGAGCGCTatgctgcagtgctggactCGGATGACCCCCGGACAGGGCTTAACAACTATGCGGAGAGCGCTCTGCATCTGGCCCGCAGTCAGAGGAACTACAGTGACAAATGGGAGTCATCCCTGACCGTGGAGAGTGTGCTGGAGCTGCCCTGTGTGCAGAAGATGATTCAGGTAGGGATAGAGGGAGGGGGCTCCCTGGTGGCACCAGGAGATGTAAACATATCTGTGGGGCAAGAGAGCAGAGGCGGCTCCCTGACTGCTCCCTTTACTGGAGTCAGGTCAGAGGCTGCAGTATTCAAACCTGTAAGACCACCAGTGCCTAAAACAGAGGTTGACAACACTGCCAGCAATCCTGTTACTAATATTACGTCAGAGAGGCCAAGAGGCTCTGAGGGGATCTCAGGTAATCCAAACTCATTCTCCCGACTGCCTGCCCGACCACAGTCTGTGTTCAGTCACCCTTCTTCAGTTCCTTCACAGGGAAACTCAGGCCCTGCTGGGGGCACGCAAAACTATCAGTCCTCCTTCTTCTCAACTGCCAACCCGTCAAAGCGGAAGAATTTTTACAACTCAGATGGAGGGGATGGGGGCAGGGGGCAGCACGGAGGGCAAGCAGGCGCTGACCAGCGAGCTGGGAGCAACTTCAGATCAGCTCGCGAGCAATTCGttgttgatcaacagaaaaaacattcccatcagccccagaGAGGTCAGGCTGCGGGGGTGGCACCAGCTGTGAAGAAATCTCTGGGTGCCAACAGGCCTCGAGGTGCATTTTCTAAATTTGTGTCACCGATTCCacgacaggaggaggaagaaggcgGGACGAGCCATAACTCCAATCAGGAACCTCAGATCCTGGATGAGCGTCTTAAAAACATTGAGCCAAAGATAATTGAGCTGATCATGAGTGAGATCATGGACCACGGGCCCCCTGTTGCCTGGGATGACATAGCAGGCCTGGAGTTTGCTAAGACCACCATAAAGGAGATCGTGGTTTGGCCCATGCTGCGCCCTGACATCTTTACTGGCCTCCGTGGTCCACCCAAAGGCATCCTGCTGTTTGGACCTCCAGGGACTGGAAAAACTCTGATAGGAAAATGCATAGCTTGCCAGTCAGGTGCCACCTTCTTTAGCATCAGTGCGTCATCGCTCACATCCAAGTGGGTGGGCGAAGGAGAAAAAATGGTGCGAGCCCTGTTTGCCATTGCTCGCTGCCACCAgcctgctgtcattttcatcGACGAGATTGACTCACTGTTGTCCCAGCGGACAGACGGGGAGCACGACTCATCACGTAGGATAAAGACAGAGTTCTTGGTTCAGCTGGATGGGGCTGCCACGGCGGCCGAGGACCGCATCCTGGTGGTGGGCGCCACCAACCGACCTCAAGAGATAGACGAGGCTGCCCGACGACGCCTGGCGAAGAGGTTATACATCCCCCTGCCCGAGGCAGCTGCCCGATGGCAGATAGTGACGAACCTCATGGCTCGAGAGAAGAACCAGCTGagagagcaggagctggagagcaTCGTAACAGCCGCCGAGGGCTTCTCAGGAGCTGATATGACTCAGCTGTGTCGAGAGGCAGCACTGGGGCCCATCCGCAGCATCCAGCTCAGTGACATCGCCACTATCACCGCAGATCAGGTGCGACCAATCCTGTACAGCGACTTCCAGGAGGCCCTGAAGACTGTACGACCGAGCGTCTCGTCAAAAGACCTGGAGCTGTATGAAGAGTGGAATAAGACTTTTGGATGTGGACGTTAA